In Lolium rigidum isolate FL_2022 unplaced genomic scaffold, APGP_CSIRO_Lrig_0.1 contig_63203_1, whole genome shotgun sequence, one DNA window encodes the following:
- the LOC124681970 gene encoding benzyl alcohol O-benzoyltransferase-like produces the protein MAGSAASLKFTVRRKAPELVAPAGPTPHELKRLSDIDDQDGLRFHISLIQFYRRDASMSGRDPAAVVRDAVARALVQYYPFAGRLREIEGRKLAVECTGEGVLFIEADADVRLEHFGDALQPPFQGLEELVFDVPGSSQVLGTPLLLFQVTRLSCGGFILTVRLMHTMADAQGLAQFLAAVAELARGAAVPSVLPVWGRELLEARNPPRPGFAHREYDEVPDTKGTIVPLDDMVHRSFFFGAKEVAAVRSHLVPGLRKRATTFEVLTGCLWKCRTVALAPGADEEMRMICIVNARGGKGKQSAIPIGYYGNAFAFPVAVAAAGELCARSLSYAVRLVKEVKGEVDGEYMQSVADLMVQRGRPHFTVVRAYLASDLTKAGFGDLDFGWGRPVYGGPAKGGVGAIPGVASFLIPFKNAKGEDGIVIPMCLPGPAMDKFVEEMGKLLRPAAVDVADMFPAMIKPAL, from the exons ATGGCGGGCTCGGCGGCGTCGTTGAAGTTCACGGTGCGGAGGAAGGCGCCCGAGCTGGTGGCGCCGGCAGGGCCGACACCGCACGAACTGAAGCGgctctcggacatcgacgaccagGACGGTCTGCGGTTCCACATCTCCCTCATCCAGTTCTACCGCCGCGACGCGTCCATGAGTGGCAGGGACCCCGCGGCGGTGGTCCGCGATGCCGTGGCCAGGGCGCTCGTGCAGTACTACCCGTTCGCCGGCCGGCTGAGGGAGATCGAGGGCCGCAAGCTCGCCGTCGAATGCACCGGCGAGGGTGTGCTGTTCATCGAGGCCGACGCCGACGTCCGCCTCGAACACTTCGGCGACGCTCTGCAGCCGCCCTTCCAGGGGCTGGAGGAACTTGTCTTCGACGTTCCTGGCTCGTCTCAAGTTCTCGGCACGCCGCTTCTCCTCTTCCAG GTGACACGGCTGTCGTGCGGAGGCTTTATCCTGACGGTGCGGCTGATGCACACGATGGCGGACGCGCAGGGGCTGGCGCAGTTCCTGGCCGCCGTGGCGGAGCTGGCGAGGGGCGCCGCGGTGCCGTCCGTGCTGCCGGTGTGGGGGCGGGAGCTGCTGGAGGCGCGGAACCCGCCTCGTCCTGGCTTCGCGCACCGGGAGTACGACGAGGTGCCGGACACCAAGGGTACCATTGTGCCGCTCGACGACATGGTGCACCGATCCTTCTTCTTCGGGGCCAAGGAGGTTGCCGCCGTCCGGTCCCACCTGGTGCCGGGCCTCCGAAAGCGCGCCACGACGTTCGAGGTCCTCACTGGCTGCCTATGGAAGTGCCGCACCGTGGCACTGGCCCCCGGCGCCGACGAGGAGATGCGGATGATCTGCATCGTCAACGCTCGCGGCGGCAAAGGCAAGCAGAGCGCCATCCCGATCGGCTACTACGGAAACGCGTTCGCGTTCCCGGTGGCCGTGGCGGCCGCGGGCGAGCTGTGCGCGAGGTCCCTGAGCTACGCCGTGCGGCTGGTGAAGGAGGTCAAGGGGGAGGTGGACGGTGAGTACATGCAGTCGGTGGCGGACCTGATGGTGCAGCGCGGGCGGCCACACTTCACGGTGGTGCGCGCGTACCTGGCGTCGGACTTGACCAAGGCCGGCTTCGGCGACTTGGACTTCGGGTGGGGCAGGCCCGTGTACGGTGGTCCGGCGAAGGGCGGCGTGGGAGCCATCCCCGGCGTGGCCAGCTTCCTCATCCCGTTCAAGAACGCCAAGGGCGAGGACGGCATCGTGATCCCCATGTGCCTGCCCGGGCCTGCCATGGACAAGTTCGTGGAGGAGATGGGCAAGCTGCTGCGCCCTGCGGCCGTCGACGTCGCCGACATGTTCCCCGCCATGATCAAACCTGCGCTCTGA